CTCAGCTCCAGCGTGGCCGCATCGGCGGCGGGGTTGGGGTAGAGGCTACCCTGGTTTGCGCGCAAAGCCAGGCGGTTAGCCGTTACGGAGAAAGCCTGGAAGTTGCTGTTATTCGTGCGGCTGACGTTTACGAAAGTAGTGGTGCCCGGCGTCAGCTCCTGTTCCACGGTGCGCAGTACCCGGTTATTGTCGCCATATTTGATGAGGTACTTAGTCTCAGAGGTGATGACCCAGGCTGCGCCCTGCCAGGTTTCTTCCCGGTCGTTGGTAAGGCTTCGCTGAGCATCATATAGCTGGGAAGAGCGGGTAGCATTTACCCAAGCGGTGCCCGACCAATTCTCCATTACGGCCACGCTGCTGCCATTGCCGGGGTAAGTAAAGCTATAGCGGGACGTATTCTGCCAGGCGTTGTTCACCCAGGTCTGCATGACATAGGAGGTGTACTGTTGCGCATTGAAATCGGCCCACTCAATATTTATTTCCCGGGTAGTATTCACCCACGCGTTGTTCTGCCAGATTTGATTGACGATTTCCGTGTGGCGGTTATTAACAATGGTATACTGCTGCCGGCTGGTATTTATGTAGCTGCCATTGGGCTGCAGGGTTTCCGTAATCATTTCCTGCCACACCCCCGC
The Hymenobacter sp. DG25B genome window above contains:
- a CDS encoding T9SS type A sorting domain-containing protein; this translates as MDYDWDGAKWADAVTNVYTYNAQGMPLQVVSSDSVTQVPKERATFTYDAQGRPTQIQGETWSGTAWVNALQLRLTYDAQNDLTSILMYMWMNNAWVLASGNRFTITRNGAGVWQEMITETLQPNGSYINTSRQQYTIVNNRHTEIVNQIWQNNAWVNTTREINIEWADFNAQQYTSYVMQTWVNNAWQNTSRYSFTYPGNGSSVAVMENWSGTAWVNATRSSQLYDAQRSLTNDREETWQGAAWVITSETKYLIKYGDNNRVLRTVEQELTPGTTTFVNVSRTNNSNFQAFSVTANRLALRANQGSLYPNPAADAATLELSGLRETTPLQAEIVNSLGQVVRTQPLQPRQGTIRATLNLQSLAGGVYFIRLRTSEGTVMRHLLHR